In Deltaproteobacteria bacterium HGW-Deltaproteobacteria-6, a genomic segment contains:
- a CDS encoding NAD synthetase yields the protein MNSIYVNIAYLVASSFFVFGLKDLAHPRTATRGNRLGALGMLIAVLITLFDRRIVSYEIIFAGMLAGSAAGIILAQKAKMTAVPQIVAVLNGLGGGASVLVAAAAFAEIILLTQNPSIQFTLSTAAAGFIGAVTFCGSLLAFGKLQGITTEKALRFQGQDGLNVVLMIIIAAFGGILVIDPSAYWAYWALVAVSSILGVLLIIPVGGADMPVIIALLNSYSGLAAAATGFVLSNNLLIISGALVGASGVILTKIMCKAMNRSFGNCVFGRTGSSTQTGRAADIYEGRVKSVSPDDAAMLLDTAQRVVITPGYGLAVSQAQHAVSALVTLLESRGIDVEFGIHPVAGRMPGHMNVLLAEANIPYDKLKTMDEINPTFDRTDVVLVIGANDVVNPLARTDPKSPIAGMPILNVDHARTVIVIKRSLSPGFAGIPNPLFAADNTMMLFGDGKKIVQELITAIEAL from the coding sequence GTGAACAGCATTTACGTCAATATCGCCTATCTGGTTGCTTCATCCTTTTTTGTGTTCGGATTGAAGGATCTGGCGCATCCGCGGACGGCAACGCGTGGCAACAGGCTGGGCGCGCTGGGGATGCTGATCGCGGTTCTGATAACACTTTTCGATCGCCGGATCGTGAGTTATGAAATCATTTTTGCCGGAATGCTGGCGGGTTCCGCAGCCGGGATCATCCTTGCGCAAAAGGCAAAAATGACGGCCGTCCCGCAGATTGTCGCTGTGCTCAACGGTCTGGGCGGCGGTGCTTCGGTATTGGTTGCCGCAGCCGCATTTGCAGAAATCATTCTGCTTACGCAAAACCCTTCCATCCAATTCACACTATCCACAGCAGCAGCCGGTTTCATCGGCGCCGTGACCTTTTGTGGGAGCCTTTTGGCCTTCGGCAAACTTCAGGGCATTACGACGGAAAAAGCCTTGCGTTTTCAGGGGCAGGATGGACTGAATGTTGTTCTTATGATCATCATAGCTGCGTTTGGCGGAATTCTTGTCATCGATCCATCGGCATACTGGGCCTATTGGGCATTGGTTGCGGTTTCCTCGATTCTGGGCGTGCTGCTAATTATTCCGGTCGGCGGCGCGGATATGCCGGTGATTATTGCGCTGCTCAATTCATACTCAGGCCTGGCGGCGGCGGCAACCGGATTTGTCCTGTCCAACAATCTTCTGATTATTTCCGGAGCGCTCGTCGGGGCATCCGGTGTGATCCTGACAAAAATTATGTGTAAAGCGATGAACCGTTCATTTGGAAACTGTGTTTTTGGAAGAACAGGATCATCCACTCAGACCGGCCGGGCAGCGGATATCTACGAAGGACGCGTGAAATCCGTAAGTCCGGACGATGCGGCCATGCTCCTCGATACGGCACAGCGTGTTGTCATTACGCCGGGCTACGGTCTGGCAGTTTCGCAGGCACAGCATGCCGTCAGCGCTCTGGTAACTCTCTTGGAATCTCGGGGAATCGATGTTGAATTCGGCATCCATCCGGTTGCTGGCCGAATGCCGGGCCATATGAATGTGCTTCTTGCAGAAGCGAACATTCCCTATGACAAATTAAAAACCATGGATGAAATCAATCCGACATTTGACCGGACGGATGTGGTTTTGGTGATCGGGGCCAACGACGTGGTTAATCCGCTGGCCCGAACCGATCCGAAAAGTCCTATTGCCGGCATGCCCATTCTCAATGTCGATCATGCCCGCACGGTGATTGTGATCAAGCGGAGCTTAAGCCCGGGCTTTGCCGGAATACCCAATCCACTTTTCGCAGCCGATAATACGATGATGCTCTTCGGCGATGGGAAAAAAATAGTTCAGGAACTCATTACCGCTATTGAAGCGTTGTAA
- a CDS encoding efflux transporter periplasmic adaptor subunit, translating into MVRGMVIMLLAAGIIFGGIFGYKALQTQMAGKSMAGRKMPPVTVTAAKAELKVWQPQLRVVGSLRAVRGVDVTCEISGLVRRIHFQPGQNIRAGELLVELNADSDVAQMHSLAAAAELAKIVYDRDVRQYAASAVSRAVLDADEADLKSKRALLAQQQALVAKKSIRAPFDGRLGISMVNLGQYLNAGDKIVTLQSLDALYGNFYLPQQELGRIKKGQSIIAVSDAYPGRTFQGIITTINPKVDPETRNIQVESVIRNARGELLPGMSVSIEIQTGVVNKYLTLPQTAVSFNPYGEMVFIVEKGAQDQARREAWTVKQSIVTTGPVRGDQVAILSGVKEGDTVVTSGHFKLKSGSSVVIDNKFQPKNDAAPVTVDE; encoded by the coding sequence ATGGTCAGGGGTATGGTGATCATGCTGCTGGCGGCGGGGATTATCTTCGGCGGTATTTTCGGATACAAGGCTCTTCAGACGCAGATGGCCGGGAAATCAATGGCCGGCCGGAAGATGCCTCCGGTAACGGTGACGGCGGCAAAAGCCGAATTAAAAGTCTGGCAGCCGCAGCTCAGGGTGGTCGGCAGCCTGCGCGCCGTTCGCGGCGTGGATGTGACCTGCGAGATATCGGGTCTGGTGCGCCGGATTCATTTTCAACCGGGACAAAATATCCGGGCAGGCGAGCTTCTGGTTGAGCTTAATGCCGATTCGGATGTGGCGCAGATGCATTCCCTGGCAGCGGCGGCGGAGCTTGCTAAAATCGTTTATGATCGCGACGTCAGGCAGTATGCCGCTTCGGCTGTCAGCCGGGCCGTCCTGGATGCCGATGAGGCCGATCTCAAGAGTAAGCGGGCGTTGCTTGCGCAGCAGCAGGCGCTTGTTGCGAAAAAGTCTATCCGGGCGCCGTTTGATGGACGGCTGGGAATCAGCATGGTTAATCTCGGGCAATACCTCAACGCCGGTGATAAAATTGTTACCCTGCAGTCTCTGGACGCCCTCTATGGCAATTTCTATCTGCCCCAGCAGGAACTGGGGCGTATAAAAAAAGGCCAGAGCATTATTGCAGTGAGTGACGCGTATCCGGGACGGACGTTTCAGGGAATCATTACAACCATTAATCCGAAGGTCGATCCGGAAACACGCAATATCCAGGTGGAATCCGTCATTCGCAATGCCCGGGGCGAACTTCTGCCGGGCATGTCTGTTTCCATCGAAATTCAGACGGGTGTTGTCAATAAGTATCTGACGCTTCCTCAGACCGCCGTTTCCTTTAACCCCTATGGAGAAATGGTTTTCATTGTTGAAAAAGGCGCGCAGGATCAGGCCAGACGCGAGGCATGGACCGTGAAGCAATCCATCGTCACAACGGGGCCGGTCCGCGGAGATCAGGTGGCCATACTAAGCGGCGTCAAAGAGGGTGATACGGTTGTGACAAGCGGTCATTTCAAACTGAAATCGGGGAGCTCCGTGGTCATTGATAACAAGTTTCAACCCAAAAATGATGCAGCGCCAGTGACTGTCGATGAATGA
- a CDS encoding NAD(P)H:quinone oxidoreductase, whose product MKVLIAYYSMYGHIYKMALAVAEGVKKVKGAEVKICRVPETLPEDVLKKMGALNFQKETAHIDICTVDDLVSADAVIFGTPTRFGNMCGQMRQFLDATGGIWAKGLLVGKVGSVFVSSATQHGGQESTILSFHHTLLHQGMVIVGLPYAFEGQMRIDEITGSSPYGASTIAGGKGERMPSENELNAARYQGKHVAQIAAKLSRKD is encoded by the coding sequence ATGAAAGTTCTGATTGCCTATTACTCGATGTATGGCCACATCTACAAAATGGCTTTAGCCGTGGCCGAAGGGGTAAAAAAAGTCAAAGGCGCGGAGGTCAAAATATGCCGTGTGCCCGAAACATTACCGGAAGATGTTTTAAAGAAAATGGGGGCTTTGAATTTTCAAAAGGAAACGGCTCATATTGATATCTGTACTGTAGATGATCTGGTTTCGGCCGATGCCGTTATTTTCGGCACACCGACGCGTTTCGGCAACATGTGCGGCCAGATGCGGCAGTTTCTCGATGCCACCGGAGGGATCTGGGCGAAGGGGCTTCTCGTGGGGAAGGTGGGAAGTGTCTTTGTCAGCTCGGCAACGCAGCACGGCGGTCAGGAATCAACCATTCTCAGTTTTCATCACACACTGCTTCATCAGGGAATGGTCATTGTCGGCCTGCCTTATGCTTTTGAAGGGCAAATGCGCATTGATGAAATCACCGGTTCTTCTCCGTATGGCGCGTCCACGATAGCCGGCGGCAAGGGTGAAAGAATGCCCAGTGAAAATGAACTGAATGCGGCAAGATACCAGGGAAAGCATGTCGCCCAGATAGCCGCAAAACTGTCCCGCAAAGATTAA
- a CDS encoding RND transporter — translation MKMILYPLRPIFITVLCALFLIGCAVGPDFQVPDAPSVDRYTSSPMPAETVAADAAGGARQIFIAGQDIPRQWWTLFQSETLDQLIRLSLQESPSVALAQARLREARENRAARLGAFFPSIDASASAGRQKLSGASLGQPDASIDPFSLFNATIGVSYTLDIFGGLRRQMEALDAQVEFQEYQLEGAYLMLTSNIVTSALLEASLRKQLRATEEIVNFQKEQLQLVEKRYEAGAVSLPDVLTQQTQLAQSQAALPLLEKNLSMVRHQLTVLVGKAPAEIQLPEFDFDAMSLPQELPVSMPSALVRQRPDIKAAETVLHKASAEIGVATANLYPRITLTGSYGFASNNIGDLLDSRSILWNFGAGLLQPLFQGGALTARKRAAIAVYDQALAQYRLTVLQSFQNVADVLRTLETDAKALQARATAERAAWTSLALARRQYELGAVNYLFLLNAQREYQGAAISLIQAQAARYADTAALFAALGGGWWDSNEKHVETSESIEEKRQ, via the coding sequence ATGAAAATGATTTTATATCCGCTGAGGCCAATATTTATTACGGTGCTTTGTGCCCTGTTTTTGATCGGCTGTGCGGTCGGTCCTGATTTTCAGGTTCCGGACGCCCCGTCCGTCGACCGGTATACATCTTCTCCGATGCCCGCGGAAACCGTTGCCGCGGATGCAGCCGGAGGAGCCCGGCAAATATTTATCGCCGGGCAGGACATTCCCCGCCAGTGGTGGACTTTATTTCAATCAGAAACTCTGGATCAGTTAATCCGCCTGTCTCTTCAGGAAAGCCCGAGCGTGGCTCTTGCGCAGGCAAGGTTGCGTGAAGCCCGCGAAAACCGCGCCGCCCGGCTGGGAGCGTTTTTTCCAAGTATTGACGCAAGCGCATCCGCCGGCCGCCAGAAACTGTCGGGAGCTTCACTGGGCCAACCGGACGCGTCCATCGATCCCTTCAGCTTGTTTAACGCGACCATCGGCGTTTCCTACACGCTGGATATCTTCGGCGGGTTAAGAAGGCAAATGGAAGCTCTGGATGCCCAGGTGGAATTCCAGGAATATCAATTGGAGGGGGCTTATCTCATGCTGACTTCCAATATCGTAACCTCCGCGTTGCTTGAGGCCTCGCTTCGCAAACAGCTGCGGGCCACGGAAGAAATTGTTAATTTTCAGAAAGAGCAGCTGCAGCTTGTCGAAAAACGCTATGAAGCCGGGGCTGTCTCCCTCCCTGACGTCCTGACTCAGCAGACTCAACTGGCGCAAAGTCAGGCTGCGCTGCCTTTACTTGAAAAAAATCTGTCGATGGTCCGCCATCAACTGACTGTTCTCGTCGGAAAAGCACCTGCGGAAATACAACTTCCGGAATTTGACTTCGATGCGATGTCTCTGCCGCAGGAACTGCCTGTCAGCATGCCTTCCGCATTAGTGCGTCAGCGCCCGGATATCAAAGCGGCCGAAACGGTGTTGCACAAAGCCAGTGCGGAAATCGGCGTTGCCACAGCCAATCTATATCCCCGAATTACACTGACCGGTTCGTATGGATTTGCATCCAACAATATAGGCGATTTACTGGACAGCCGTTCCATTCTCTGGAATTTTGGGGCGGGGCTTCTGCAGCCCCTTTTTCAAGGCGGAGCGCTCACAGCAAGAAAGCGTGCGGCCATCGCCGTATACGATCAAGCCCTGGCGCAATACCGCCTGACGGTTCTGCAATCCTTTCAAAACGTGGCCGATGTCCTGCGCACGCTGGAGACCGATGCGAAAGCCCTGCAGGCCCGGGCGACGGCTGAACGGGCGGCATGGACATCCCTTGCGCTGGCCCGGAGGCAGTATGAACTGGGCGCGGTAAATTATCTTTTTCTGCTCAACGCCCAGCGTGAGTATCAGGGTGCTGCGATCAGCCTGATTCAGGCGCAGGCAGCCCGTTATGCCGATACGGCGGCGCTCTTTGCGGCGCTGGGCGGCGGCTGGTGGGACAGCAATGAAAAGCATGTGGAAACCTCGGAATCTATTGAGGAGAAGCGCCAATGA
- a CDS encoding phosphoribosyltransferase: MLESGPFRPGDRPAGSIMEQNIRRITWCVMMPYPEYSYRNRKDAGRYLALRLISFRESDVVVFAVLRGGVPVAVEVARELDCDLDIIAPRKIPIPHHTEAGYGAVTEDGIIVLNEPLVRELHLTEAQIRHHAQIVSAEIARRKKIFQAVLEPSSVTGKKAIIVDDGIASGYTMVAAVRSLGRRGAQAVVAAAPVASGNGWEIVSREADQVVCPVVSSTYPFAVAGFYEEWHDLTDDEVMQDLEKFKKNRRGKRHD; this comes from the coding sequence ATGTTAGAATCCGGACCGTTTCGGCCGGGAGATCGTCCGGCCGGGTCAATAATGGAGCAGAACATTCGCCGTATCACCTGGTGTGTGATGATGCCTTATCCTGAGTATTCATACCGCAATCGAAAGGATGCGGGGCGTTATCTCGCTTTGCGTCTGATATCCTTTCGGGAAAGCGACGTGGTTGTGTTTGCCGTCCTGCGCGGGGGCGTTCCCGTCGCAGTTGAAGTTGCCAGGGAACTCGACTGTGATCTGGATATCATCGCGCCGCGAAAAATACCGATTCCTCATCATACGGAGGCCGGCTATGGCGCCGTCACGGAAGACGGCATCATTGTCCTCAATGAACCGCTGGTGCGCGAACTGCATTTGACGGAGGCACAGATCAGACACCATGCCCAAATAGTGAGTGCTGAAATTGCGAGACGCAAAAAAATATTCCAGGCGGTTCTGGAGCCTTCGTCAGTAACAGGGAAAAAAGCCATTATTGTGGATGATGGAATAGCTTCAGGCTATACGATGGTGGCCGCGGTCAGGTCCCTTGGCCGGCGCGGAGCACAAGCGGTTGTGGCGGCGGCGCCGGTTGCTTCGGGGAACGGTTGGGAAATTGTCAGCAGAGAGGCTGACCAGGTTGTGTGTCCGGTTGTCTCGTCCACATATCCTTTCGCTGTGGCGGGCTTCTATGAGGAATGGCATGATCTGACTGACGATGAAGTGATGCAGGATCTGGAAAAATTTAAAAAGAATCGCAGGGGAAAACGTCATGATTAA
- a CDS encoding NAD(P)(+) transhydrogenase (Re/Si-specific) subunit alpha, protein MNIGITKEMYPGEQRVAVIPQVIPRLTAAGFTVLMEEGAGRLSGFTDQDYRARGAAIVSDRQIVFDQSDYIFQVHALNREGMIDEDDLSLMHEGQVLIGLLNPLGAPTSVKALADHMVTAFALELMPRIARAQSMDVLSSMASIAGYKAIILAADHLPRLFPLLMTAAGTILPAHVFIIGAGVAGLQAIATARRLGALVQAWDIRGAAKEQVESLGAKFLDLPAEAQDAETGGGYARAMDEAFYLRQRELMTKAIMESNVVVTSAAVFGSKAPILITEEMVQRMSPGTVIIDLAGEQGGNCELTESCKIVLKHDVTIIAPENLASTVPYHASQMFANNVVNFILHLTGNGKILPANFNLDDQIIRETMITRDGRVIHPAVNKLLEPATASQNEMTGG, encoded by the coding sequence ATAAATATCGGCATCACTAAAGAAATGTATCCCGGCGAACAGCGTGTCGCCGTGATTCCCCAGGTCATTCCCAGGCTCACGGCTGCCGGTTTTACAGTCCTAATGGAGGAAGGGGCCGGCCGCCTGTCCGGCTTTACCGATCAGGATTACCGGGCCAGAGGCGCTGCTATTGTCTCAGACCGGCAAATTGTCTTTGATCAAAGCGATTACATTTTCCAGGTTCATGCTCTGAATCGGGAAGGCATGATAGATGAGGATGATCTTTCCCTGATGCACGAGGGTCAGGTCCTGATCGGGCTTTTAAACCCGCTGGGTGCACCGACTTCGGTCAAAGCGCTGGCCGATCATATGGTAACCGCATTTGCCTTGGAACTCATGCCCCGAATAGCCCGGGCGCAGAGCATGGATGTGCTATCTTCCATGGCTTCGATTGCCGGTTACAAGGCCATTATTCTGGCTGCCGATCATCTTCCCCGCCTGTTTCCGCTTCTAATGACGGCGGCCGGTACAATTCTGCCCGCCCATGTATTCATTATCGGCGCCGGCGTGGCTGGTCTGCAGGCGATAGCCACTGCCCGGAGACTTGGCGCCCTGGTGCAGGCCTGGGACATTCGCGGGGCGGCCAAAGAGCAGGTAGAGAGTCTGGGTGCAAAGTTTCTGGATCTGCCCGCGGAAGCTCAGGATGCTGAAACAGGCGGAGGCTATGCCCGGGCAATGGATGAGGCATTCTACCTTCGGCAACGCGAGTTAATGACCAAGGCGATCATGGAAAGTAACGTTGTCGTGACCAGCGCCGCCGTCTTCGGAAGCAAAGCGCCGATCCTGATTACGGAAGAGATGGTGCAAAGAATGTCTCCGGGTACGGTCATTATTGATCTGGCGGGTGAACAGGGCGGCAACTGCGAACTCACGGAGTCTTGTAAAATAGTTTTAAAACACGATGTAACCATCATCGCACCCGAAAACCTGGCCTCGACGGTTCCCTATCATGCCAGCCAGATGTTTGCCAACAATGTCGTAAATTTTATTCTGCACCTGACCGGCAACGGTAAAATACTTCCGGCAAACTTTAACTTGGATGATCAAATCATCCGTGAAACCATGATTACACGGGACGGCCGGGTCATACATCCGGCAGTCAATAAATTACTCGAACCTGCGACCGCTTCCCAAAATGAAATGACGGGAGGATAA
- a CDS encoding universal stress protein, producing MDFRRILAVSWLTRYCDNTLKAGISLSQKYQTELSILHVMDTTWLKGWNLPMVAIEEELKRDMQMRKSELHKIIHAEKKKGLDIKEIVKEGIPSQVILQTIKEEHVDLLVLRSHEESRIEHFLVGGSNDEIIRAMPCSIFLVRPEACGVES from the coding sequence ATGGATTTCAGACGCATTCTCGCCGTGAGCTGGCTGACCAGGTATTGTGATAATACCTTGAAAGCCGGAATTTCACTGTCCCAAAAGTATCAAACTGAACTTTCCATATTGCACGTCATGGACACGACCTGGCTGAAAGGCTGGAACCTGCCGATGGTCGCAATTGAAGAGGAGCTCAAAAGGGACATGCAAATGCGAAAATCAGAGTTGCATAAAATAATCCATGCGGAAAAAAAGAAGGGGTTGGACATTAAGGAAATCGTTAAAGAAGGCATTCCGTCGCAGGTTATTCTTCAAACGATAAAAGAAGAACATGTTGATCTGCTGGTCCTCCGCAGCCACGAAGAAAGCCGCATAGAGCATTTTCTGGTCGGGGGAAGCAATGATGAAATCATCAGAGCCATGCCCTGCTCAATTTTTTTAGTCAGGCCGGAAGCCTGTGGGGTGGAATCATAA
- a CDS encoding multidrug efflux protein: protein MHFTDIFVRRPVLSIVISLLILTLGLRSIGLLKVREFPYTQNAVVTVTTVYTGSDPSVVAGFITTPLENSIAQANGIDYLTSTSTQSVSSIQANLRLNYDPNSALTEINTKVNAVLNQLPKDAQHPVITVAIGETIASMYIGFYSKVMPANKITDYLIRVVQPKLQAVEGVQTAEVLGARRFAMRIWLDPQKMAAYGITATDVSNALADNDFISAIGRTQGQMITVNLVADTTLHSVEEFKALIVKSRKYAIIRLGDIGKITLGSEDYDTSVAFDGDKATFIGIKVAPGANLLTVIDKVRKAFPPIEEQFPSELKGRIVYDATKYINSSIEEVIITILQALLIVTIVIYLFLASVRSVIIPTIAIPLSLVGAFFIMLLLGYSINLLTLLALVLAIGLVVDDAIIVVENAHRHIEMGLSPVQAAIDGARELAGPIIAITVVLIAVYVPIGFMGGLTGALFTEFAYSLAAAVAVSAVIALTLSPMMCSRFLKGGSDAAQNRFEKFVNGQFEFLRRIYKKMLATALDYLPVTIVFAVLIIFSNYFLFISSNSELAPQEDQGIIISFITAAPNATLAQTQLNTRQVFDIIKGYPETDHVFQFDGVNGLNTAVAGMVTKPWDKRKRTTMQLNPQVQMQLGGIAGAQAVSFLRPPLPGTSGLPVQFIIGTTESFENLNEISQNMLASAYRSGLFAYVDTDLKIDKPQTILNINRDKAAQMGLTMRDVGSALGSMLGGGYVNYFDLQGRSYKVIPQVQQNFRLNTSQLRDYYFKTSSGASIPFSTIVDLKTSVVPESLNHFQQLNSATISAVPAPGVTLGDALAALRNIAVDLLPQGYSIDYAGQSRQYMNESSTLLVTFIFALFIIYLALAALFESFRDPLIVMISVPMSICGAMIFISLGVGGASLNIYTEVGLVTLIGLISKHGILIVQFANDLQKEGENKRDAIEMAACIRLRPILMTTAAMVVGVVPLVTASGAGAEGRFNMGLVIMTGIAIGTLFTIFVVPGMYLLLAAEHSKDVDEEKGS from the coding sequence ATGCATTTCACGGATATATTTGTCCGGCGGCCGGTTTTATCCATTGTAATCAGCCTGCTGATCTTAACACTGGGACTGCGTTCAATCGGCCTGTTAAAGGTCCGGGAGTTTCCCTACACTCAAAATGCGGTGGTGACGGTGACAACCGTGTATACCGGCTCAGATCCGTCGGTTGTTGCGGGCTTTATTACCACCCCCCTGGAAAATTCGATTGCCCAGGCCAACGGGATTGACTACCTCACCTCGACCAGCACGCAAAGCGTCAGTTCCATTCAGGCCAATTTGCGCCTCAATTACGATCCCAATTCCGCGCTGACGGAAATCAATACGAAGGTAAATGCCGTCCTCAACCAGTTGCCGAAAGATGCGCAACATCCTGTTATCACCGTTGCCATCGGCGAAACCATCGCCTCCATGTATATCGGCTTCTACAGCAAAGTCATGCCTGCCAATAAAATAACCGATTATCTGATTCGGGTGGTGCAGCCGAAATTGCAGGCGGTGGAGGGCGTTCAGACGGCCGAGGTTCTGGGTGCCAGGCGCTTCGCCATGCGCATCTGGCTCGATCCGCAGAAGATGGCGGCCTATGGCATAACCGCGACGGATGTAAGCAATGCTTTGGCCGACAATGATTTTATCTCCGCCATCGGCCGCACACAGGGACAGATGATTACCGTCAATCTGGTGGCCGATACCACGCTTCATTCGGTGGAGGAATTTAAGGCGCTGATCGTTAAATCCCGCAAATACGCCATCATCCGCCTCGGTGATATCGGCAAAATTACACTGGGGTCGGAAGACTATGATACATCGGTTGCCTTTGACGGCGACAAGGCAACGTTTATCGGCATTAAAGTAGCGCCGGGCGCCAATCTGCTGACTGTTATTGACAAGGTGCGCAAGGCTTTTCCTCCCATCGAGGAGCAGTTTCCCTCCGAACTCAAAGGCCGCATCGTCTACGACGCCACCAAATACATCAACAGCTCCATCGAAGAAGTGATCATCACGATCCTCCAGGCGCTGTTGATTGTCACGATCGTGATTTATCTGTTTCTGGCGTCGGTTCGTTCCGTCATCATCCCGACGATTGCCATCCCGCTGTCTCTGGTCGGGGCGTTTTTTATCATGCTGCTTCTCGGGTATTCGATTAATCTGCTGACCCTTCTGGCCTTGGTGCTCGCCATTGGGCTGGTCGTCGATGATGCCATCATTGTCGTCGAAAATGCTCACCGGCATATCGAAATGGGCTTGTCGCCGGTGCAGGCGGCCATCGATGGAGCGAGAGAACTGGCCGGGCCGATCATTGCCATCACCGTGGTGCTGATTGCCGTATATGTCCCGATTGGTTTTATGGGCGGCCTTACCGGAGCGCTCTTTACCGAATTTGCTTACTCACTGGCCGCCGCCGTGGCCGTATCGGCTGTCATCGCCTTAACCTTGTCTCCCATGATGTGCTCCAGGTTTTTGAAGGGGGGAAGCGATGCCGCCCAAAACCGTTTTGAAAAATTTGTCAACGGCCAGTTTGAATTTTTGCGCCGCATCTACAAAAAAATGCTTGCCACGGCTCTGGACTACCTGCCGGTGACGATTGTCTTCGCCGTCCTGATCATTTTCAGTAATTATTTTTTATTTATCAGCTCCAATAGTGAACTGGCTCCGCAGGAAGATCAGGGCATTATCATTTCTTTCATTACGGCTGCGCCGAATGCGACGCTTGCGCAGACGCAACTCAATACCCGGCAGGTATTTGATATCATCAAAGGATACCCCGAAACGGATCATGTGTTTCAATTTGACGGCGTTAATGGATTGAATACGGCCGTGGCCGGAATGGTGACGAAACCATGGGATAAGCGCAAACGCACCACCATGCAGTTAAACCCGCAGGTTCAGATGCAGCTGGGCGGCATCGCCGGCGCCCAGGCCGTCTCCTTTTTAAGACCGCCGTTGCCGGGCACCAGCGGATTGCCGGTGCAATTTATCATTGGCACAACGGAATCCTTCGAAAATCTCAATGAGATATCGCAAAACATGCTGGCCTCTGCTTACCGGAGCGGCCTGTTTGCTTATGTGGACACGGATCTGAAAATTGACAAGCCGCAGACCATTTTAAACATCAACCGGGATAAAGCGGCCCAGATGGGACTGACCATGCGCGACGTCGGCTCCGCGTTGGGCTCGATGCTGGGCGGCGGCTATGTCAATTATTTTGATCTGCAGGGCCGGTCGTACAAAGTGATTCCCCAAGTCCAGCAGAATTTCAGACTTAACACAAGTCAATTGCGGGATTACTATTTCAAAACGTCAAGCGGTGCATCCATTCCTTTTTCAACGATTGTCGATCTGAAGACCAGTGTTGTGCCGGAATCGCTCAATCATTTTCAACAACTGAATTCGGCGACGATTTCAGCGGTGCCCGCCCCCGGAGTCACCCTGGGTGATGCCCTGGCTGCGCTCAGAAATATTGCCGTGGATCTGCTGCCGCAGGGATACAGCATTGACTATGCCGGCCAGTCCAGGCAGTACATGAATGAATCGAGCACGCTTCTGGTGACATTTATTTTTGCCCTGTTCATCATTTATCTGGCTCTCGCGGCGCTCTTTGAAAGTTTTCGCGATCCGCTGATCGTGATGATCAGCGTGCCCATGTCCATTTGCGGCGCCATGATCTTCATCAGTCTGGGCGTGGGCGGCGCCAGCCTCAATATTTATACCGAGGTCGGCCTTGTGACGCTGATCGGATTGATCAGCAAACATGGCATTCTGATTGTTCAGTTTGCCAATGATCTGCAAAAAGAAGGCGAAAATAAGCGCGATGCCATCGAGATGGCAGCCTGCATCAGGCTTCGCCCGATTTTGATGACGACGGCCGCCATGGTTGTCGGGGTGGTGCCGCTGGTTACGGCATCGGGCGCCGGCGCCGAGGGCCGTTTTAATATGGGCCTGGTGATTATGACCGGCATTGCCATCGGCACATTGTTCACCATTTTTGTCGTACCCGGCATGTATCTGCTGCTGGCTGCGGAACACTCAAAAGACGTTGATGAAGAAAAAGGAAGTTAG
- a CDS encoding NAD(P) transhydrogenase subunit alpha, which yields MDAFITALTIFVLATFVGFEVITKVPPILHTPLMSGANAVSGITLIGALIAAGAKESLLISVLGFVAVAFATINVVGGFLITHRMLKMFKRKE from the coding sequence ATGGATGCTTTCATTACCGCTTTGACCATTTTTGTTCTGGCCACCTTTGTGGGCTTTGAAGTCATTACCAAAGTGCCCCCCATTCTGCACACCCCGCTGATGTCGGGCGCCAATGCCGTCTCCGGCATCACCCTGATCGGGGCCCTGATTGCCGCCGGCGCAAAGGAATCGCTGCTGATCTCCGTTTTAGGATTTGTTGCCGTTGCTTTTGCAACCATCAATGTTGTCGGCGGATTTCTGATTACGCACCGGATGCTTAAAATGTTTAAAAGAAAGGAATAA